One Theropithecus gelada isolate Dixy chromosome 3, Tgel_1.0, whole genome shotgun sequence genomic window carries:
- the NDUFB2 gene encoding NADH dehydrogenase [ubiquinone] 1 beta subcomplex subunit 2, mitochondrial isoform X1, with the protein MSALTRLPSFARVGGRLFRSGRARTAGDGGVRHAGGGVHIEPRYRQFPQLTRSQVFQGELYSGFMWFWILWRFWHDSEDVLGHFPYPDPFQWTDEELGIPPDDED; encoded by the exons ATGTCCGCCCTGACTCGGTTGCCGTCTTTCGCTCGCGTTGGAGGCCGCCTTTTCAGAAGCGGCCGCGCACGGACTGCTGGAGATGGTGGAGTCCGTCA TGCTGGTGGGGGTGTGCACATCGAGCCCCGGTATAGACAGTTCCCCCAGCTGACCAGATCCCAGGTGTTCCAGGGCGAGTTATACAGTGGATTCATGTGGTTCTGGATCCTCTGGCGCTTTTGGCATGACTCAGAAGACGTGCTG GGTCACTTTCCGTATCCTGATCCTTTCCAGTGGACAGATGAAGAACTAGGTATCCCTCCTGATGATGAAGACTGA
- the NDUFB2 gene encoding NADH dehydrogenase [ubiquinone] 1 beta subcomplex subunit 2, mitochondrial isoform X2: protein MESHERRPLVLREEMGGCCSSLSAGGGVHIEPRYRQFPQLTRSQVFQGELYSGFMWFWILWRFWHDSEDVLGHFPYPDPFQWTDEELGIPPDDED, encoded by the exons ATGGAGAGCCACGAGCGACGGCCCTTGGTCCTGCGTGAGGAGATGGGGGGATGCTGCTCCTCCCTGAG TGCTGGTGGGGGTGTGCACATCGAGCCCCGGTATAGACAGTTCCCCCAGCTGACCAGATCCCAGGTGTTCCAGGGCGAGTTATACAGTGGATTCATGTGGTTCTGGATCCTCTGGCGCTTTTGGCATGACTCAGAAGACGTGCTG GGTCACTTTCCGTATCCTGATCCTTTCCAGTGGACAGATGAAGAACTAGGTATCCCTCCTGATGATGAAGACTGA